Proteins from one Desulforhopalus sp. genomic window:
- a CDS encoding DUF2235 domain-containing protein codes for MKWLTLILAIITLISTSGCGGKQPIVFRDTDTSSCKKEYTELSYDKIGDSYQENQEIWSEINERYRGVKNRKLLVFMDGTGNDKTDSSNIRVLYRLALAQSCTGKPIIPYYDKGVGAKFFDSVLGGATGEGASLNIRQAYRFLVNTYDPGDEIYIFGFSRGAFTARSLNGFIEFAGILNKNSIKEVWTDNLPDWFGVSTVHYVIKDIFDEYRVKNDGTDNFDDKVRIRIEKYKKENFPDLVFERAVVKAIGVFDTVPALGLGTNDEPDNHRLDLYASNGFHALSLDEQRDKFRLLRFDDVKLKPGQKLREVWFPGVHGNIGGGYSKTIGCDTISNNSENYYNGLEAIPLNWMIEQLREENLFRIDGQFPECVDGILHDEYFESSLLYKNMGTFRRKPSRCDVVHESVVLRIGLDKLFKANKNREIGCKYSPSNLQHPVQQYYQVEPAHQKIAGEKAKVLEPIKK; via the coding sequence ATGAAATGGTTAACTTTGATACTCGCGATTATAACTTTAATATCTACGAGTGGTTGTGGTGGAAAACAGCCAATCGTATTTAGAGACACTGACACATCATCTTGTAAGAAAGAATATACCGAATTATCATATGACAAGATTGGAGATAGTTATCAAGAGAACCAAGAAATATGGTCTGAGATTAACGAACGGTACCGGGGTGTTAAAAATAGGAAACTTTTGGTATTTATGGATGGTACAGGCAACGATAAGACAGATTCAAGCAATATTCGTGTGCTCTATAGGTTAGCACTTGCTCAATCCTGTACAGGAAAACCCATAATTCCCTATTATGATAAGGGAGTTGGAGCTAAGTTTTTTGACAGCGTATTAGGAGGTGCAACAGGAGAAGGGGCAAGTCTCAATATAAGACAAGCATATCGATTTTTGGTAAATACATATGACCCTGGCGATGAGATATACATATTTGGTTTTAGTAGAGGTGCTTTTACTGCCAGGTCTCTAAATGGATTCATAGAATTTGCTGGAATACTGAACAAAAACTCAATCAAGGAGGTTTGGACGGATAATTTGCCAGACTGGTTTGGAGTTTCTACTGTTCATTATGTAATAAAAGACATATTTGACGAATACCGTGTAAAAAATGATGGGACCGACAATTTTGATGACAAAGTAAGAATACGGATAGAAAAATATAAAAAGGAAAATTTTCCGGATTTAGTGTTTGAACGTGCCGTTGTTAAAGCAATAGGAGTTTTCGATACTGTACCAGCGTTAGGATTAGGGACAAATGATGAACCAGATAATCATCGTCTTGACTTATATGCAAGCAATGGATTTCATGCACTCTCATTAGATGAACAGCGAGATAAGTTTCGATTACTACGATTTGACGACGTGAAGTTGAAACCAGGCCAGAAATTGCGTGAAGTTTGGTTCCCTGGTGTACATGGTAATATCGGTGGCGGATACTCGAAAACTATTGGATGCGATACGATCTCCAATAATTCAGAAAACTACTATAATGGATTAGAAGCAATACCACTCAACTGGATGATAGAGCAATTGCGCGAAGAAAACCTCTTCCGTATTGATGGACAATTTCCAGAGTGTGTTGATGGAATTTTACACGACGAATATTTTGAATCATCTTTGCTCTATAAAAACATGGGAACTTTTAGAAGAAAGCCGTCGAGATGTGACGTAGTGCACGAAAGTGTTGTGTTACGAATAGGACTCGACAAATTATTTAAAGCAAACAAGAACAGAGAAATTGGCTGCAAGTATTCTCCAAGCAACTTACAACACCCTGTTCAACAATATTACCAGGTTGAACCTGCCCACCAAAAAATCGCTGGGGAGAAAGCTAAAGTACTTGAACCTATAAAAAAATAG
- a CDS encoding adenosine deaminase, which translates to MNLDNIRREDLNDILCRMPKAELHIHIEGSLEPELIFKLAQRNRMQLAYPTIEALRAAYAFTDLQSFLDIYYAGASVLQKEEDFYDMAWEYLKRAKTENVRHTEIFFDPQTHTARGIPFVTVINGLDKAIRQAHEQLDLSASLILCFLRHLSEEEAFAALEEALPFRDKFIGVGLDSSERGNPPEKFAGVFARCRELGLRLVAHAGEEGPAEYISNSLDLLKVQRIDHGVRCLDDARLVTRLAQQQIPLTVCPLSNVKLCVFPSLSDHNIGKLLTAGIVATINSDDPAYFGGYLNQNFTETFTGLPELGGKEAYQLARNSFEASFVDDAVKDGWIKELDAFFADYR; encoded by the coding sequence ATGAATCTTGACAATATTCGACGCGAAGACCTGAACGACATCCTCTGCCGGATGCCGAAAGCAGAGCTGCATATACATATCGAAGGCTCCCTTGAGCCGGAACTGATCTTTAAGCTGGCCCAACGTAACCGTATGCAACTGGCATATCCAACCATAGAAGCGTTGCGTGCCGCCTATGCCTTTACCGATCTGCAGAGCTTTCTGGACATTTACTATGCCGGGGCCAGTGTGCTGCAGAAAGAGGAAGATTTCTACGACATGGCCTGGGAGTACCTGAAGCGGGCAAAGACTGAGAATGTTCGCCATACTGAGATATTTTTTGATCCGCAGACCCATACGGCCAGGGGAATTCCCTTCGTTACGGTGATCAATGGCCTGGACAAGGCAATCCGCCAGGCTCATGAACAGCTTGATCTAAGTGCCTCGCTGATTCTCTGTTTCCTTCGCCATCTAAGCGAGGAGGAGGCTTTTGCGGCGCTGGAAGAGGCGCTGCCGTTTCGCGACAAGTTCATCGGGGTCGGTCTTGACAGCAGTGAGCGGGGCAATCCACCGGAGAAGTTTGCCGGGGTGTTCGCCCGCTGCCGGGAGCTGGGATTGCGGCTGGTGGCCCATGCCGGCGAGGAAGGCCCGGCCGAGTACATAAGCAACTCCCTTGATCTGCTTAAGGTGCAAAGAATCGACCATGGCGTGCGTTGCCTGGATGATGCCCGGCTTGTCACCAGGCTTGCCCAGCAGCAAATTCCGCTGACGGTATGCCCGCTATCCAATGTCAAACTCTGCGTCTTTCCGAGCCTTTCCGATCACAATATCGGCAAATTGCTCACAGCCGGCATCGTCGCTACTATCAACTCCGACGATCCGGCCTATTTCGGGGGATACCTCAACCAGAATTTCACGGAAACCTTTACCGGGCTACCAGAGCTTGGCGGAAAGGAGGCCTACCAACTGGCCCGCAACAGTTTTGAGGCCAGTTTTGTCGACGATGCTGTCAAGGACGGATGGATAAAAGAGCTTGACGCGTTTTTTGCCGATTATCGGTAG
- a CDS encoding YbaK/EbsC family protein: MSLEAVKEYFSEYQMGHRIMVLDTSTATVEEAALAHGVDQDQIGKTLSFKLDNRPILIVVAGKAKIDNQKYKSHFAKKAKMLGAQEALEYTGHAIGGVCPFGLKGPVDVYLDVSLKKHQEIIPAAGDRNSSIRLTLEELEKYSNCKEWVDVCK; the protein is encoded by the coding sequence ATGTCATTGGAAGCAGTCAAAGAATACTTCTCAGAATACCAAATGGGCCATCGGATCATGGTCTTAGACACCTCCACCGCAACGGTTGAGGAGGCTGCCCTGGCACATGGCGTCGATCAAGACCAGATCGGCAAAACACTCTCGTTTAAACTGGACAACAGGCCCATTTTAATTGTCGTTGCGGGAAAGGCGAAAATCGACAACCAAAAATATAAAAGTCATTTTGCCAAGAAGGCTAAAATGCTGGGTGCCCAGGAGGCCCTGGAATATACCGGACACGCAATCGGCGGCGTATGTCCTTTTGGCTTGAAGGGTCCTGTTGACGTGTACCTGGATGTCTCGTTGAAAAAGCACCAGGAGATCATCCCAGCGGCGGGTGACCGGAATTCCTCGATTCGCCTGACCTTGGAAGAACTTGAGAAATACTCAAACTGCAAAGAATGGGTAGATGTTTGTAAATAA
- the trpD gene encoding anthranilate phosphoribosyltransferase, protein MDMENNRAIGQVITRLIAKENLSQEEAYAAFCLVLNNQVSDMQQGAFLAALTAKGETAAEVAGGWRAVYELDTNKVSIGEQIVDNCGTGMDSFKTFNISTAASLVAAAGGVTIARHGARAITSSCGTVDMVEELGVDVECPVELVAKSIKIAGIGLFNGMSPATHPMALGRILSQICFGSPLNIAASLAHPALPRIAVRGVYSPALLQPVAEVMQAIGYTDALVVYGGVAGSSKGMDEASVCGTTQGVRLQNGTLKDFSFLPEDCGLASHLPDALRPDKDRRQAAIAMYRLLAGRGDAARLDAVILNSALVFLVSGVVETIREGVDKSREILLSGQALATLRNWVEVQNTDPAAGFARLAQLARAGQ, encoded by the coding sequence ATGGATATGGAAAACAACAGGGCCATCGGCCAGGTCATCACCCGGCTTATCGCTAAGGAAAATCTCAGTCAGGAAGAGGCCTACGCCGCCTTCTGCCTGGTTCTCAATAATCAGGTGTCGGACATGCAGCAGGGCGCCTTCCTCGCGGCATTGACCGCCAAGGGTGAGACCGCTGCCGAGGTTGCCGGCGGCTGGCGGGCGGTTTATGAGCTGGATACCAACAAGGTCTCCATCGGTGAGCAGATCGTCGATAACTGCGGAACCGGCATGGACAGTTTCAAGACCTTCAATATCAGCACCGCCGCCTCCCTGGTTGCCGCCGCCGGTGGCGTAACCATCGCCCGGCATGGCGCCCGGGCCATCACCTCCAGCTGCGGCACGGTGGATATGGTCGAGGAATTGGGGGTCGATGTCGAATGCCCGGTCGAGCTTGTCGCTAAAAGCATCAAAATAGCTGGGATCGGCCTCTTCAACGGTATGAGCCCGGCCACCCACCCGATGGCCCTGGGGCGCATTCTGTCGCAGATCTGTTTTGGCTCCCCCCTCAATATCGCCGCCTCGCTCGCCCATCCGGCCCTGCCGAGGATTGCCGTACGCGGAGTATATTCCCCGGCCCTCCTCCAGCCGGTGGCCGAGGTCATGCAGGCCATTGGCTATACAGATGCCCTGGTGGTTTACGGGGGCGTTGCCGGTAGCAGCAAGGGCATGGACGAGGCCTCGGTCTGCGGCACGACCCAGGGTGTCCGTTTGCAAAATGGAACCCTCAAGGATTTTTCCTTTCTCCCCGAGGATTGTGGATTGGCAAGCCATCTCCCCGACGCCTTAAGGCCCGACAAGGATCGACGTCAAGCAGCGATTGCCATGTACAGGCTGCTGGCGGGCAGGGGCGATGCCGCCCGGCTCGACGCGGTGATCCTTAACAGTGCCCTGGTGTTTCTGGTAAGCGGCGTGGTGGAGACGATCAGGGAAGGTGTCGACAAATCGCGGGAAATCCTTCTTTCCGGCCAGGCCCTGGCAACCTTGAGGAATTGGGTGGAGGTGCAGAACACCGACCCGGCCGCAGGTTTTGCCCGGCTTGCGCAACTGGCGAGGGCGGGGCAATGA
- the cobT gene encoding nicotinate-nucleotide--dimethylbenzimidazole phosphoribosyltransferase — protein MQLVLTECGTMQYRESVASPAVGEGQILLKVACCAICRTDAKMWRQGHRDLALPRVLGHEIAGVDPDTGRLYAVWPGQSCGTCRYCTSGRENLCEEMRIIGFHSDGGFARTVVVPRESLIAAEENADPRILTFAEPVACVFNGLSGRQPAAGERVIIYGGGVVGMIAALIVREMGCPVTVIERSAEKIARLKALAEQNRIDLVKDTTAADYDLAINCCASPIAFSLCITKLRKGGRLVYFSGLDKNQEIGTNLLNLIHYKELEVFGSYGPKRADMVHAVGFCARQSNTLIGLIEGVIHPSEVESVLPGILAGTALKYVVDFSLPGAQAVTPSAAGEKVRQSMGRTTVSPFLDGLIARVKQPSITIRHQAQKKVDLKTKPLGALGRIEQLAVRLCAMQNTLEPRVDCRRMFVFAGDHGVVEEGVSAFPAKVTVQMVENFLGGGAAINVFSRHYGIDLAVVDMGVNGDFADHPLLIKQKVAYGTNNFAVQPAMSRDQAIQAIENGARAFLAKNLQGPCQLAGFGEMGIGNSSSATAIICGASGLPAAEVAGRGTGVDDRGLARKVEVIDRALALHRLDPADGLGLLAAVGGYELAGICGAVIAAASEGCCVVLDGIISTAAGLLAHILCPGVGEYLVAGHKSVEAGQKIALQLMGLEPVVDLDLRLGEGTGAAITMNLVDLSCRMMREMASFAEAGVDSGSLQP, from the coding sequence ATGCAACTGGTTTTAACCGAATGTGGCACAATGCAATATCGGGAGAGTGTAGCGAGCCCGGCGGTTGGGGAGGGGCAAATCCTGCTCAAGGTCGCCTGTTGCGCTATCTGCCGCACCGACGCCAAAATGTGGCGGCAGGGCCACCGCGACCTGGCATTGCCGAGGGTTCTCGGCCATGAGATTGCCGGAGTCGACCCGGACACCGGCCGCCTGTACGCCGTCTGGCCCGGTCAGAGCTGCGGCACTTGCCGGTATTGTACCTCCGGCCGGGAAAACCTCTGCGAGGAGATGCGCATCATCGGCTTTCATAGCGATGGCGGCTTTGCCCGGACTGTGGTTGTGCCCAGGGAAAGCCTGATCGCGGCGGAGGAGAACGCCGATCCGCGCATTCTTACCTTTGCCGAGCCGGTGGCCTGCGTGTTCAACGGGCTATCGGGGCGGCAGCCGGCTGCAGGCGAGCGGGTGATTATCTACGGCGGCGGCGTGGTGGGCATGATTGCCGCCCTGATCGTCCGGGAAATGGGCTGCCCAGTGACGGTCATCGAAAGGAGCGCCGAGAAAATCGCCCGGCTCAAAGCCTTGGCTGAACAGAACCGGATCGACCTTGTCAAAGACACCACCGCCGCCGACTACGACCTGGCCATCAACTGCTGCGCCAGCCCGATCGCCTTCAGCCTTTGTATCACCAAGCTACGTAAGGGCGGGCGGCTGGTGTACTTCAGCGGCCTTGATAAAAACCAGGAAATCGGCACCAATCTCCTCAACCTCATCCATTACAAGGAGCTTGAGGTGTTTGGCAGCTACGGGCCGAAAAGGGCCGATATGGTCCATGCCGTGGGTTTTTGTGCCCGGCAGAGCAATACCCTCATAGGTCTCATCGAAGGAGTGATTCACCCGTCTGAGGTGGAATCGGTTCTGCCCGGGATTCTTGCCGGTACGGCCCTGAAATATGTCGTCGATTTTTCCTTGCCGGGTGCGCAGGCGGTGACTCCAAGCGCAGCCGGAGAGAAGGTGCGGCAATCAATGGGTAGGACAACTGTATCGCCGTTTCTTGACGGTCTCATCGCCCGCGTCAAACAACCATCGATAACCATTCGCCATCAGGCGCAGAAAAAGGTCGATTTGAAGACCAAACCGCTCGGCGCCCTCGGGCGTATTGAGCAGCTGGCGGTACGGCTATGCGCCATGCAGAACACCCTGGAACCGAGGGTTGATTGCCGGCGGATGTTTGTCTTTGCCGGCGATCACGGGGTGGTTGAGGAAGGGGTCTCGGCCTTCCCCGCCAAGGTGACCGTGCAGATGGTCGAGAATTTCCTGGGCGGCGGGGCGGCGATTAATGTATTTTCCAGGCATTACGGCATTGACCTGGCCGTGGTCGACATGGGAGTGAATGGCGATTTTGCCGACCATCCCCTGCTCATCAAACAAAAGGTGGCCTACGGCACCAACAACTTCGCGGTGCAGCCGGCGATGAGCCGCGACCAGGCAATTCAGGCCATTGAAAACGGCGCCCGGGCCTTTCTTGCCAAAAATCTTCAGGGGCCCTGCCAGCTGGCCGGTTTCGGCGAGATGGGGATCGGCAACAGCAGCAGTGCCACGGCGATCATCTGCGGCGCCTCCGGTTTGCCTGCGGCGGAGGTGGCCGGCCGCGGCACCGGCGTTGACGACCGGGGCCTGGCTCGCAAGGTCGAGGTCATCGACAGGGCCCTGGCACTACACCGCCTGGACCCGGCTGACGGCCTTGGTCTTCTTGCGGCAGTTGGCGGCTATGAACTTGCCGGGATCTGCGGGGCGGTCATAGCCGCCGCCTCGGAGGGCTGTTGCGTCGTCCTTGATGGGATCATCTCCACGGCTGCCGGTCTCCTCGCCCATATCCTTTGCCCCGGTGTCGGCGAGTATCTGGTCGCCGGCCATAAGTCGGTCGAGGCCGGCCAGAAAATCGCCTTGCAGCTCATGGGCCTTGAGCCGGTTGTCGATCTTGATCTGCGTCTTGGCGAGGGTACCGGGGCGGCAATCACCATGAATCTTGTCGATTTGTCGTGTCGAATGATGCGGGAAATGGCCTCCTTTGCCGAGGCCGGGGTGGATAGCGGCTCGCTGCAGCCGTAG
- a CDS encoding DUF3820 family protein, with amino-acid sequence MIGSELDHKLLRELMIMKMPFGKYAGRRLVDLPEPYVVWFARKGFPPGKLGRMLAIVHEIKINGLEYLFQSFPAETVEDQPEDDHSGTSSGRESKT; translated from the coding sequence ATGATCGGTAGTGAGCTCGACCATAAACTCCTCCGCGAACTGATGATCATGAAGATGCCCTTCGGCAAATACGCCGGGCGGCGGCTTGTCGACCTGCCGGAGCCCTATGTCGTGTGGTTTGCCAGGAAGGGTTTTCCACCCGGCAAGCTCGGCCGGATGCTCGCCATCGTTCACGAAATTAAAATCAATGGCTTGGAATATCTGTTTCAATCTTTTCCAGCCGAAACCGTTGAGGATCAGCCTGAGGATGATCACAGCGGTACATCCTCTGGCCGTGAAAGTAAAACCTGA
- a CDS encoding PDC sensor domain-containing protein, producing the protein MTIRVFAMAIMLLFAGATLSPAEEAPQKVKDLAYSTLAALGNDAVIVSAVKAENAKGKTLIQIKELDERWIKTPGLADFMKAVSDSECGRYLRSLLSSHPYYYEMFVMDNQGANVAMTDKTSDYWQGDEAKFIKSFNNGSGAVFVDQVKFDESSQAYLVQVSVPVMDGDHAIGAITFGIDIDKVP; encoded by the coding sequence ATGACGATCAGAGTTTTTGCAATGGCGATCATGCTCTTGTTTGCCGGTGCGACCCTTTCGCCCGCTGAAGAAGCGCCACAAAAGGTCAAGGATCTGGCCTACAGCACATTGGCTGCCCTGGGCAATGACGCCGTCATCGTCAGCGCAGTGAAGGCAGAAAACGCTAAAGGGAAAACTCTTATCCAAATCAAAGAGCTGGACGAAAGATGGATAAAAACCCCGGGACTTGCCGATTTCATGAAGGCGGTCAGCGATTCCGAATGCGGCAGGTACCTGCGGAGCCTCCTTTCATCGCATCCTTATTATTACGAGATGTTTGTCATGGATAACCAGGGTGCCAACGTGGCCATGACCGACAAGACCTCGGACTACTGGCAGGGTGACGAGGCAAAGTTCATCAAATCCTTCAACAATGGTAGCGGCGCGGTCTTTGTGGATCAGGTGAAGTTCGACGAAAGCTCTCAGGCCTATCTGGTGCAGGTATCCGTGCCGGTGATGGACGGCGACCATGCCATCGGTGCCATCACCTTCGGTATTGATATTGATAAAGTGCCGTAG
- a CDS encoding YeiH family protein, which yields MEDKNIFSKLLAIIPGLAVMVGTLYVLRMYVEPWMNQVVVFGTKGWLVKVVSLNYILLSILTGMLYRNILFAGKIPGWAEDGFRTTRLFIKIGVIMLGSLYTFDKLLKVGGIAIVLIVSFVFGTAIFIMWLGKKLGADRSVTSVMAAACGVCGVSASVATAPGVRAKPVDLALAIATILGFGIASMFVSPYIGKALSLSDYQFGAWVGTGILNSGQVLATCLAFNPNFAPGTAVAYGEIWNVVRVISIPFVVFFITAWYWKGEADAEHVSLGSVIASKFPIFVLGFVGMTALSSLHVLGAEGSETLHLMRQVMAWIFGIGLVGLGAYIDVREIKAAGGTPLRIGIIAGLVKYILALIVILAFIPKEGAF from the coding sequence ATGGAAGATAAAAACATTTTCAGTAAACTTCTGGCGATCATCCCGGGCCTGGCGGTCATGGTCGGCACCTTATACGTGCTGCGCATGTATGTTGAGCCGTGGATGAATCAGGTCGTGGTGTTCGGCACCAAAGGCTGGCTGGTGAAGGTAGTGAGCCTCAACTATATCCTGCTGTCGATTCTTACCGGCATGCTGTACCGGAACATCCTCTTTGCCGGAAAAATACCCGGCTGGGCCGAGGATGGCTTTCGTACCACCAGGCTGTTTATCAAGATCGGCGTCATCATGCTTGGTTCTTTATATACCTTTGATAAACTCCTGAAGGTTGGCGGCATCGCCATCGTCTTGATCGTTTCCTTTGTCTTTGGTACCGCTATCTTTATTATGTGGCTCGGCAAAAAGCTTGGCGCCGATCGTTCGGTGACCTCGGTCATGGCTGCAGCCTGCGGCGTGTGCGGCGTTTCCGCCTCAGTTGCCACCGCCCCCGGTGTTCGGGCGAAACCTGTCGATCTGGCCCTGGCCATCGCTACCATCCTCGGCTTCGGTATTGCCAGTATGTTTGTCAGCCCCTATATCGGCAAGGCACTGTCGCTGTCCGATTATCAATTCGGTGCCTGGGTCGGCACCGGTATCCTCAATTCCGGACAGGTGCTGGCCACCTGTTTGGCCTTTAACCCCAACTTTGCACCGGGTACCGCCGTTGCCTATGGCGAGATCTGGAACGTCGTGCGGGTTATCAGTATCCCCTTTGTGGTGTTTTTCATTACCGCCTGGTACTGGAAGGGCGAGGCTGATGCTGAACATGTCAGTCTTGGCAGCGTTATCGCCTCGAAATTCCCGATCTTTGTCCTTGGTTTTGTCGGTATGACCGCCCTTTCTTCCCTGCATGTACTCGGTGCCGAGGGCTCTGAGACCCTGCATCTGATGCGTCAGGTCATGGCATGGATCTTTGGTATCGGCTTGGTCGGTTTGGGTGCCTATATCGATGTCCGCGAAATTAAGGCAGCCGGCGGGACACCGCTGCGCATCGGCATCATTGCCGGCCTCGTCAAATATATTCTGGCACTGATCGTTATTTTGGCGTTTATCCCCAAAGAAGGCGCCTTTTAG